The following proteins are encoded in a genomic region of Desulfurellaceae bacterium:
- a CDS encoding SDR family oxidoreductase: MDRLKEKVALITGGGSGIGRASCCLFAEHGARVVVADFVVEGGEQTVSDISAAGGQASFVRADVSKSADVQEMIRHTVQTYGRVDILFNNAGIEGPSAKLANYAEDAWERVIAIDLTSVYLGMKYVIPHMLQQGGGVILSTASVAGMVGFPGSGAYAAAKAGVINLTRLVALEYASKNIRVNCICPGIIATPMAQRVMGERPDDRVVRLEPIGRLGQAQDIANAALFLASDESSFATGAPFVIDGGYVAR, encoded by the coding sequence CTCAAGGAGAAGGTCGCCCTGATTACGGGCGGCGGCTCGGGCATTGGCCGGGCGTCGTGTTGCCTGTTTGCCGAGCACGGCGCCAGGGTCGTGGTCGCCGACTTTGTGGTCGAAGGTGGCGAGCAGACCGTCAGTGACATCAGCGCCGCGGGTGGTCAGGCCAGCTTTGTCCGGGCCGACGTGTCGAAATCGGCCGACGTGCAGGAGATGATTCGGCACACCGTTCAGACCTATGGCCGGGTGGATATCCTGTTCAATAATGCCGGCATCGAGGGGCCCTCGGCCAAGCTGGCCAACTACGCTGAAGACGCCTGGGAGCGGGTGATCGCGATTGACCTGACCTCGGTCTATCTGGGTATGAAGTATGTGATTCCCCACATGCTACAGCAGGGCGGCGGGGTGATCCTGAGCACTGCCTCGGTGGCCGGCATGGTCGGCTTTCCCGGCAGCGGGGCGTATGCGGCGGCCAAAGCCGGGGTGATCAACCTGACCCGCCTGGTTGCCCTGGAATACGCCAGCAAGAACATCCGGGTCAACTGCATCTGCCCCGGCATCATTGCCACCCCCATGGCCCAGCGCGTCATGGGCGAGCGGCCCGATGACCGGGTGGTCCGGCTGGAACCCATCGGCCGGTTGGGCCAAGCCCAGGACATCGCCAACGCAGCCCTGTTTCTGGCCAGCGACGAGTCGTCGTTTGCCACCGGGGCGCCGTTTGTCATTGACGGCGGGTATGTCGCCCGTTAG